The following are encoded together in the Glycine max cultivar Williams 82 chromosome 8, Glycine_max_v4.0, whole genome shotgun sequence genome:
- the LOC102665928 gene encoding uncharacterized protein, whose translation MERSNSKKVLKSRLLNENVPPLQIDSEERRGRYLQPTAMSPRFQPFAENVDAGSPLTRYLFAGSPLSGKFAAASEAFVSPKFGARTAKALQYCGTSSGGSSSFGSRGRLTPSPLSSLENMEFAPLLSPPVYRTPSTGDDDVIVMDAILVRPVSGGKSGRSSSSSGRGSFSSSSSTGKNVFKTEICKAREESGNSRYNSKSQYGRVPEEYRSIILARKRKSEEETSSSSVGAGSSMHDPSSHVHQHYAAAESDPVVVTSQPTSAEPHNALTDSNAFNDWSPLDDITEVVLPASDKAPSREEVDAYISGIQHGRTGKKRLPVFEAICKGD comes from the exons ATGGAGAGGAGCAACAGCAAGAAGGTTCTGAAGTCGAGGCTTTTGAACGAGAACGTTCCTCCATTGCAGATCGATTCGGAGGAAAGAAGAGGACGCTATCTCCAACCAACCGCTATGAGTCCACGGTTTCAACCGTTCGCCGAGAACGTCGACGCCGGCTCGCCGCTCACGCGCTATCTCTTCGCCGGATCTCCGCTCTCTGGCAAGTTCGCCGCCGCCAGCGAGGCCTTTGTTTCTCCGAAGTTTGGCGCCAGGACCGCGAAAGCGCTTCAGTACTGCGGCACCAGTTCGGGAGGAAGCAGTAGCTTCGGTTCTCGCGGTAGGTTGACGCCTTCGCCGCTTTCGTCACTCGAAAACATGGAGTTCGCGCCGCTCCTGTCGCCTCCGGTGTACCGAACGCCGTCTACGGGGGACGATGACGTCATCGTGATGGATGCTATTCTCGTGAGGCCAGTGTCCGGCGGAAAGAGCGGAAGGTCTTCCTCTTCCTCCGGCCGCGGCTCTTTCTCATCGTCGTCGTCGACGGGGAAGAACGTGTTCAAGACGGAGATTTGCAAAGCGCGAGAAGAATCTGGTAACAGTCGTTACAACTCCAAAAGCCAG TATGGACGCGTACCAGAAGAGTATCGTAGCATTATTTTGGCCAGGAAAAGAAAATCTGAG GAAGAGACAAGCAGCTCTTCTGTTGGAGCAGGGTCAAGCATGCATGACCCAAGCAGCCATGTTCATCAGCACTATGCAGCAGCTGAATCTGATCCCGTAGTCGTAACATCCCAACCAACTTCAGCTGAACCTCATAATGCCCTTACCGATTCCAACGCTTTCAATGACTGGTCACCCCTAGATGATATTACTGAGGTTGTTCTGCCAGCTTCGGATAAAGCTCCATCAAGGGAAGAAGTTGATGCTTATATTTCTGGGATTCAGCATGGCCGGACTGGTAAAAAGAGATTACCAGTGTTTGAAGCAATTTGCAAGGGGGATTGA